In Vicinamibacteria bacterium, a genomic segment contains:
- a CDS encoding acyl-CoA dehydrogenase family protein: MTTSEVTERESRRVAEASRQVEWERPSFMRELFLGNFRLDLIHPFPLAGEERPEFKAFYLAFSEFLRTRVDSVAIDASGEYPPEVLDGLRRLGAFGMKIPKPYGGLGFSNAEYNKIMLLLGSADGNLGALLSAHQSIGVPQPLKLFGTEEQKKKYLPRCAAGEISAFALTEINVGSDPARLATTAERTPDGDAYLLNGTKLWCTNGTLARLLVVMAADPRTRKISAFVVETDWPGVKVEHRCHFMGLKALANAVISFKNVRVPAANLIGAEGRGLKVALTTLNDGRLSIPNSSVGTAKACLEICRRWAQERVQWGKPVGQHEAIAHKLAAMAAHTFAMESVASLAAEMSDRGGHDIRLEAAAAKEWNTDRCWEIVDDTMQIRGGRGYETERSLANRGEEPIGVERMMRDYRINKIFEGSSEIMHLFMAREAVDRHLQLAGALADPEQSLSSRLAALPKMAAFYAWWYPSRWLGWGRWPRYSAFGPLAPHLRFLERSCRKLARESFHGMAVYRAGLQHRQAFLFRLVDVANELFAMGASVARAHALGAAGHPEAEGAREMADLFCRMARRRVKSFFLGLWSNDDPRRRRVATEVLAGRHAWLEAGTLGRREGAGAKAAERENTPVGVP, encoded by the coding sequence ATGACCACGTCTGAGGTCACCGAGCGGGAGTCCCGGAGGGTGGCGGAAGCCTCCCGCCAGGTGGAGTGGGAGCGGCCCAGTTTCATGCGCGAGCTGTTTCTGGGTAACTTCCGCTTGGACCTCATCCACCCCTTCCCCCTAGCCGGGGAGGAGCGGCCCGAGTTCAAGGCCTTCTACCTTGCCTTCTCGGAGTTCCTGCGCACCCGCGTCGACTCCGTGGCCATCGACGCGAGCGGAGAGTATCCGCCGGAGGTCCTGGACGGGCTCCGGAGGCTGGGTGCCTTCGGCATGAAGATCCCCAAGCCGTACGGGGGCCTGGGCTTCAGCAACGCCGAATACAACAAGATCATGCTGCTCCTGGGGAGTGCGGACGGAAATCTTGGGGCCCTGCTCTCGGCGCACCAGTCGATCGGCGTCCCCCAGCCCCTGAAGCTCTTCGGGACCGAGGAGCAAAAGAAGAAATACCTGCCCCGGTGCGCGGCGGGGGAAATCTCGGCCTTCGCCTTGACCGAGATCAACGTGGGCTCCGATCCCGCCCGGCTCGCCACCACCGCGGAGAGAACCCCGGACGGCGACGCCTACCTCCTGAACGGCACCAAGCTCTGGTGCACCAACGGCACCCTCGCCCGGCTCCTGGTAGTCATGGCCGCGGATCCGCGCACCCGGAAAATCAGCGCTTTCGTGGTGGAGACGGATTGGCCGGGGGTAAAGGTCGAGCACCGCTGCCACTTCATGGGCCTCAAGGCCCTCGCCAACGCGGTCATCAGCTTCAAGAACGTGCGGGTGCCGGCCGCGAACCTGATCGGAGCGGAGGGCCGGGGGCTCAAGGTCGCCCTCACCACCCTGAACGACGGTCGTCTCTCCATCCCCAACAGCTCGGTCGGGACCGCCAAGGCCTGCCTGGAGATTTGCCGGCGCTGGGCCCAGGAGCGCGTGCAGTGGGGCAAGCCGGTGGGCCAGCATGAGGCCATCGCCCACAAGCTGGCGGCCATGGCCGCCCACACCTTCGCCATGGAGTCGGTGGCGAGCCTGGCCGCCGAGATGTCGGACCGGGGCGGGCACGACATCCGGCTGGAGGCGGCCGCGGCCAAGGAGTGGAACACCGACCGCTGCTGGGAGATCGTGGACGACACCATGCAGATCCGGGGCGGGCGCGGCTACGAGACCGAGCGCTCGCTCGCCAACCGCGGGGAGGAGCCGATCGGGGTGGAGCGCATGATGCGCGACTACCGCATCAACAAGATCTTCGAGGGCAGCAGCGAGATCATGCACCTCTTCATGGCCCGGGAGGCGGTGGACCGCCACCTCCAGTTGGCGGGCGCCCTCGCCGATCCCGAGCAGAGCCTTTCCTCCCGGCTGGCTGCGCTGCCCAAGATGGCGGCCTTCTACGCGTGGTGGTACCCGAGCCGCTGGCTGGGCTGGGGACGGTGGCCGCGCTACTCCGCCTTCGGGCCTCTGGCCCCCCACCTGCGATTTCTGGAGCGGAGCTGCCGGAAGCTGGCCCGGGAGAGCTTCCACGGGATGGCGGTGTACCGAGCGGGCTTGCAGCACAGGCAGGCCTTCCTCTTTCGCCTAGTGGACGTGGCCAACGAGCTCTTCGCCATGGGGGCGTCCGTCGCGCGGGCGCATGCCCTGGGGGCGGCGGGCCATCCGGAGGCGGAGGGGGCCCGGGAGATGGCGGACCTCTTCTGTCGCATGGCGCGGAGACGCGTGAAGAGCTTCTTCCTCGGCCTTTGGAGCAACGACGACCCCCGTCGCCGCCGGGTAGCCACCGAGGTCCTGGCCGGCCGCCACGCCTGGCTCGAGGCAGGAACCCTGGGCCGGCGCGAGGGCGCCGGGGCCAAAGCCGCGGAGCGGGAGAACACCCCGGTGGGCGTTCCCTAG
- a CDS encoding DNA-3-methyladenine glycosylase encodes MASEWPAGREEATLDLDPKLLRRAAAHLRRRDPVLARIIAEVGPCRLRVERGGGPFSALVESIVYQQITGRAAATIHGRLCALAGGRRPRPEDIARASDAALRKAGLSRQKIGYLRDLTSRAREGLPLGRISRLPDEAVIEALTAVKGIGRWTAEMFLIFRLGRLDVLPVDDYGIRKAMQKAYRKRALPKADWMRRQAEPWAPYRTVASWYLWRSLDGPGGD; translated from the coding sequence ATGGCGAGCGAGTGGCCAGCTGGCCGCGAGGAGGCGACCCTGGATCTCGACCCCAAGCTGCTCCGCCGCGCCGCCGCCCACCTTCGGCGCCGCGATCCCGTCCTGGCCCGGATCATCGCGGAGGTTGGCCCCTGCCGCTTGCGGGTGGAGCGCGGGGGCGGCCCTTTTTCCGCCCTCGTGGAGTCCATCGTCTACCAGCAGATCACGGGTCGCGCCGCGGCCACCATTCACGGCCGGCTCTGCGCGCTCGCGGGGGGCCGAAGGCCGCGCCCGGAGGACATCGCCCGTGCCTCGGACGCGGCCCTGCGCAAGGCCGGGCTGTCCCGCCAGAAGATCGGCTACCTGCGCGACCTCACGTCCCGGGCCCGGGAGGGCCTTCCCCTCGGCCGCATCTCCCGCCTCCCCGACGAGGCCGTGATCGAGGCCCTGACCGCGGTCAAGGGGATCGGCCGCTGGACGGCGGAGATGTTCTTGATCTTCCGGTTGGGTCGCCTGGACGTGCTGCCCGTCGACGACTACGGCATCCGCAAGGCCATGCAGAAGGCCTACCGGAAGCGGGCCCTGCCCAAGGCGGATTGGATGCGGCGTCAGGCGGAGCCCTGGGCGCCTTACCGCACCGTGGCCAGCTGGTACCTGTGGCGAAGCCTGGACGGCCCGGGGGGGGACTAA